In Ictalurus punctatus breed USDA103 chromosome 3, Coco_2.0, whole genome shotgun sequence, the following are encoded in one genomic region:
- the ppm1g gene encoding protein phosphatase 1G isoform X1: protein MGAYLSKPSTEKSTADGGNQKLSYGFAAMQGWRVSMEDAHNCIPELDEETAMFAVYDGHGGEEVALYCSKYLPDIIKEQKAYKDGKLQKALEDAFLAIDSLITSAEVIKELVQIAGRPQEEAAPEKVAYEDDVDNEETALLHEEATMTIEELLVRYGQNLNKSSKKPGQDAPKELEDKDNAHADKGINGETECGASETDSNGKAKLEETAGGSKMRACRRAAASSGSSAAGHSSEHEKAGATADAGPSCSSSAAPTQGSAKSKFFEDSDESDEGEDEEEGSDEEDCSEQEGEDSSENEEDDTDEEEEEDTEEEEEMCLPGMDGKEEPGSDSGTTAVVALIRGKQLIVANAGDSRCVVSERGKAVDMSYDHKPEDELELARIKNAGGKVTMDGRVNGGLNLSRAIGDHFYKRNKNLPPEEQMISALPDVKVLTLNEEHEFMVVACDGIWNVMSSQEVVDFVNEKLKAEGNENKPLSAVIEELLDHCLAPDTSGDGTGCDNMTCMIVRFSPHTGTYMDENTKKRKPEEQVSEENGNDSKKSKTE, encoded by the exons ATGGGGGCGTACCTATCTAAGCCCAGTACGGAGAAAAGCACAGCCGACGGGGGAAACCAGAAACTGAGCTATGGATTCGCGGCCATGCAGGGATGGCGCGTTTCCATGGAg GACGCTCACAATTGCATCCCAGAGCTGGACGAAGAGACTGCGATGTTCGCCGTGTATGATGGACATGGAG GTGAAGAAGTTGCTTTGTACTGCTCCAAATATTTACCAGACATCATAAAAGAGCAGAAAGCATATAAGGATGGTAAACTGCAAAAG GCACTGGAAGATGCTTTCCTGGCTATAGACAGCCTCATCACCTCAGCAGAGGTTATCAAGGAGCTTGTTCAGATCGCTGGCCGCCCACAAGAGGAGGCAGCACCAGAAAAAGTAGCatatgaagatgatg TGGATAACGAGGAAACAGCTCTTCTGCATGAAGAGGCCACGATGACGATCGAGGAGCTGCTTGTCCGTTACGGGCAGAACCTGAATAAATCTTCCAAAAAGCCTGGACAGGATGCCCCAAAAGAGCTGGAAGACAAAGATAACGCCCATGCAGATAAAGGGATCAATGGTGAGACGGAATGTGGAGCGTCTGAAACAGACAGCAATGGAAAAGCAAAGTTGGAAGAGACAGCTGGAGGCTCTAAAATGAGGGCATGCAGGAGAGCGGCAGCCTCCTCTGGGAGCTCTGCAGCCGGACACTCTTCTGAACACGAGAAAGCAGGAGCCACAGCAGATGCTGGTCCTTCCTGTTCCTCCTCTGCAGCTCCCACCCAAGGAAGTGCCAAATCAAAATTCTTTGAAGACAGTGACGAGTCAGACGAAGGGGAGGACGAAGAGGAGGGCAGTGATGAAGAG GACTGCAGTGAGCAGGAAGGAGAGGACAGCAGTGAAAATGAAGAGGATGACacagatgaggaggaggaagaggacaccgaagaagaagaagaaatgtgtTTGCCTGGGATGGATGGGAAAGAAGAG CCTGGATCAGACAGCGGGACAACAGCTGTAGTGGCTCTGATCCGTGGTAAACAGCTCATAGTAGCTAATGCTGGAGACTCTCGCTGTGTCGTCTCAGAGAGGGGAAAAGCAGTGGACATGTCCTACGATCACAAACCAGAAGATGAACTGGAGCTGGCCAGAATAAAGAACGCAGGAGGCAAAGTGACCATGGACGGTCGTGTCAACGGCGGTCTAAACCTCTCCAGGGCCATTG GGGACCACTTTTACAAGAGGAATAAGAACCTCCCACCTGAGGAGCAGATGATTTCTGCTTTACCAGATGTCAAAGTACTGACTCTAAATGAAGAGCATGAATTCATGGTGGTTGCTTGTGATGGAATCTG GAATGTCATGAGTAGCCAGGAGGTTGTGGATTTTGTAAATGAGAAATTGAAAGCAGAAGGAAATGAAAACAAGCCTCTGTCTGCTGTTATTGAAGAG CTGCTTGACCACTGCTTGGCACCAGACACATCTGGGGATGGCACAGGGTGTGACAACATGACTTGTATGATCGTCAGATTCAGCCCCCACACAGGTACCTACATGGACGAGAACACCAAGAAACGCAAGCCGGAGGAGCAAGTGTCTGAGGAGAACGGCAACGACAGcaaaaaatccaaaacagaATAG
- the ppm1g gene encoding protein phosphatase 1G isoform X2, whose amino-acid sequence MFAVYDGHGGEEVALYCSKYLPDIIKEQKAYKDGKLQKALEDAFLAIDSLITSAEVIKELVQIAGRPQEEAAPEKVAYEDDVDNEETALLHEEATMTIEELLVRYGQNLNKSSKKPGQDAPKELEDKDNAHADKGINGETECGASETDSNGKAKLEETAGGSKMRACRRAAASSGSSAAGHSSEHEKAGATADAGPSCSSSAAPTQGSAKSKFFEDSDESDEGEDEEEGSDEEDCSEQEGEDSSENEEDDTDEEEEEDTEEEEEMCLPGMDGKEEPGSDSGTTAVVALIRGKQLIVANAGDSRCVVSERGKAVDMSYDHKPEDELELARIKNAGGKVTMDGRVNGGLNLSRAIGDHFYKRNKNLPPEEQMISALPDVKVLTLNEEHEFMVVACDGIWNVMSSQEVVDFVNEKLKAEGNENKPLSAVIEELLDHCLAPDTSGDGTGCDNMTCMIVRFSPHTGTYMDENTKKRKPEEQVSEENGNDSKKSKTE is encoded by the exons ATGTTCGCCGTGTATGATGGACATGGAG GTGAAGAAGTTGCTTTGTACTGCTCCAAATATTTACCAGACATCATAAAAGAGCAGAAAGCATATAAGGATGGTAAACTGCAAAAG GCACTGGAAGATGCTTTCCTGGCTATAGACAGCCTCATCACCTCAGCAGAGGTTATCAAGGAGCTTGTTCAGATCGCTGGCCGCCCACAAGAGGAGGCAGCACCAGAAAAAGTAGCatatgaagatgatg TGGATAACGAGGAAACAGCTCTTCTGCATGAAGAGGCCACGATGACGATCGAGGAGCTGCTTGTCCGTTACGGGCAGAACCTGAATAAATCTTCCAAAAAGCCTGGACAGGATGCCCCAAAAGAGCTGGAAGACAAAGATAACGCCCATGCAGATAAAGGGATCAATGGTGAGACGGAATGTGGAGCGTCTGAAACAGACAGCAATGGAAAAGCAAAGTTGGAAGAGACAGCTGGAGGCTCTAAAATGAGGGCATGCAGGAGAGCGGCAGCCTCCTCTGGGAGCTCTGCAGCCGGACACTCTTCTGAACACGAGAAAGCAGGAGCCACAGCAGATGCTGGTCCTTCCTGTTCCTCCTCTGCAGCTCCCACCCAAGGAAGTGCCAAATCAAAATTCTTTGAAGACAGTGACGAGTCAGACGAAGGGGAGGACGAAGAGGAGGGCAGTGATGAAGAG GACTGCAGTGAGCAGGAAGGAGAGGACAGCAGTGAAAATGAAGAGGATGACacagatgaggaggaggaagaggacaccgaagaagaagaagaaatgtgtTTGCCTGGGATGGATGGGAAAGAAGAG CCTGGATCAGACAGCGGGACAACAGCTGTAGTGGCTCTGATCCGTGGTAAACAGCTCATAGTAGCTAATGCTGGAGACTCTCGCTGTGTCGTCTCAGAGAGGGGAAAAGCAGTGGACATGTCCTACGATCACAAACCAGAAGATGAACTGGAGCTGGCCAGAATAAAGAACGCAGGAGGCAAAGTGACCATGGACGGTCGTGTCAACGGCGGTCTAAACCTCTCCAGGGCCATTG GGGACCACTTTTACAAGAGGAATAAGAACCTCCCACCTGAGGAGCAGATGATTTCTGCTTTACCAGATGTCAAAGTACTGACTCTAAATGAAGAGCATGAATTCATGGTGGTTGCTTGTGATGGAATCTG GAATGTCATGAGTAGCCAGGAGGTTGTGGATTTTGTAAATGAGAAATTGAAAGCAGAAGGAAATGAAAACAAGCCTCTGTCTGCTGTTATTGAAGAG CTGCTTGACCACTGCTTGGCACCAGACACATCTGGGGATGGCACAGGGTGTGACAACATGACTTGTATGATCGTCAGATTCAGCCCCCACACAGGTACCTACATGGACGAGAACACCAAGAAACGCAAGCCGGAGGAGCAAGTGTCTGAGGAGAACGGCAACGACAGcaaaaaatccaaaacagaATAG
- the si:zfos-1056e6.1 gene encoding uncharacterized protein si:zfos-1056e6.1 isoform X2, which translates to MSCPYLVKYQDDRVIALREVHIPRGTKMATVKQIVAHSFRLDVAQVTFKIRNSQGFLIPLNGRIPVNTKQMPYVLEVTRYFQHVNAKSRDIAMTVISRSFKSRLQSIVRRIERLEELLPQIKQKQNEKMVKDVELLNQKLIFLHKRMQMAESYCWEGMFKRAPLW; encoded by the exons ATGTCTTGTCCTTACCTAGTAAAATACCAAG ATGACAGAGTTATAGCTCTGAGAGAAGTTCACATTCCCAGAGGGACAAAAATGGCCACAGTGAAACAG ATTGTAGCTCATTCTTTCAGACTGGATGTTGCTCAGGTCACCTTCAAG ATACGAAACAGTCAAGGATTTTTAATCCCTTTGAATGGCCGCATACCAGTGAACACCAAACAAAT GCCTTATGTCTTGGAGGTGACAAGATATTTTCAGCATG TTAATGCAAAATCCAGAGACATTGCCATGACGGTGATAAGTAGAAGCTTCAAGTCAAGACTACAGAGTATTGTGAGAAGG ATTGAAAGACTGGAAGAACTCCTGCCTCAAATCAAGCAAAAGCAGAATGAGAAGATGGTGAAG GATGTTGAACTGTTGAACCAGAAGCTGATATTCCTACACAAAAGAATGCAG ATGGCAGAGTCATACTGCTGGGAGGGAATGTTTAAACGAGCACCACTCTGGtga
- the si:zfos-1056e6.1 gene encoding uncharacterized protein si:zfos-1056e6.1 isoform X1, whose product MSGPVAHVENAHVAVWIALKRLDLNDDRVIALREVHIPRGTKMATVKQIVAHSFRLDVAQVTFKIRNSQGFLIPLNGRIPVNTKQMPYVLEVTRYFQHVNAKSRDIAMTVISRSFKSRLQSIVRRIERLEELLPQIKQKQNEKMVKDVELLNQKLIFLHKRMQMAESYCWEGMFKRAPLW is encoded by the exons ATGAGTGGTCCAGTGGCTCATGTGGAAAATGCACATGTGGCAGTATGGATTGCATTGAAGAGGCTTGACcttaatg ATGACAGAGTTATAGCTCTGAGAGAAGTTCACATTCCCAGAGGGACAAAAATGGCCACAGTGAAACAG ATTGTAGCTCATTCTTTCAGACTGGATGTTGCTCAGGTCACCTTCAAG ATACGAAACAGTCAAGGATTTTTAATCCCTTTGAATGGCCGCATACCAGTGAACACCAAACAAAT GCCTTATGTCTTGGAGGTGACAAGATATTTTCAGCATG TTAATGCAAAATCCAGAGACATTGCCATGACGGTGATAAGTAGAAGCTTCAAGTCAAGACTACAGAGTATTGTGAGAAGG ATTGAAAGACTGGAAGAACTCCTGCCTCAAATCAAGCAAAAGCAGAATGAGAAGATGGTGAAG GATGTTGAACTGTTGAACCAGAAGCTGATATTCCTACACAAAAGAATGCAG ATGGCAGAGTCATACTGCTGGGAGGGAATGTTTAAACGAGCACCACTCTGGtga